Proteins found in one Amycolatopsis umgeniensis genomic segment:
- a CDS encoding response regulator, with the protein MIRVLVVDDDFMVAKVHSGYVARTDGFAVVGVAHTGADAIRLARELKPDLVLLDVYLPDLDGLSVLRELRATEDVDVIVITAATDVETVRQAMRGGVLHYLIKPFEYASLRDQLTHFATLHRRLDRLAEAGQADVDQVFGARPSAKPVLPKGLTAETARLVETALRGASGGMSASECAEATGVARVSARRYLEHFVATGKAEVTLKYGGTGRPERRYLWS; encoded by the coding sequence ATGATCCGGGTCCTCGTCGTCGACGACGATTTCATGGTCGCGAAGGTCCACAGTGGATACGTCGCGCGCACGGACGGGTTCGCCGTGGTCGGCGTCGCGCACACCGGCGCCGACGCGATCCGGCTGGCGCGGGAACTGAAACCGGATCTGGTGCTGCTGGACGTCTACCTTCCCGATCTCGACGGGCTTTCGGTGCTGCGGGAACTCCGGGCCACCGAAGACGTCGACGTCATCGTGATCACCGCGGCGACCGACGTGGAAACCGTGCGGCAGGCGATGCGGGGCGGGGTGCTGCACTACCTGATCAAGCCGTTCGAGTACGCGTCCCTGCGTGATCAGCTCACCCATTTCGCCACGCTGCACCGGCGGCTGGACCGGCTCGCCGAGGCCGGACAGGCCGACGTCGACCAGGTCTTCGGCGCGCGGCCGAGCGCGAAACCCGTGCTGCCCAAGGGACTCACCGCCGAAACCGCGCGGCTGGTGGAGACCGCGCTGCGGGGCGCGTCCGGCGGGATGTCCGCGAGCGAATGCGCCGAGGCGACCGGCGTCGCGCGGGTGAGCGCGCGCCGGTACCTCGAGCATTTCGTGGCGACGGGGAAGGCCGAGGTGACCCTCAAGTACGGCGGGACGGGACGGCCCGAGCGCCGCTACCTCTGGTCCTGA
- a CDS encoding isocitrate lyase/PEP mutase family protein has translation MTTENARRFRSLHVPSNPLVLANAWDVASARIVEDAGAAAIATTSAGVAWSLGAPDGDLLGRDLAVDLITRIARVTTVPVTADIEGGYADTPAGVGETVAAMVAAGAVGINIEDGPRPPEEVAPRIAAARAASDAVFVNARIDTFLRGLGGVPETLERAAAYLAAGADGIFVPGATDPAVITALVEGIDAPVNVMAHPGAPSVKELAALGVARVSVGSGISQAAYAVARESARELFSAGTYSRLEEAVDYGTLNALLTPRI, from the coding sequence ATGACGACCGAAAACGCCCGGCGGTTCCGTTCCCTCCACGTCCCGTCGAACCCCTTGGTGCTGGCCAACGCTTGGGACGTCGCGAGCGCCCGGATCGTCGAGGACGCGGGCGCCGCGGCGATCGCGACGACCAGCGCCGGGGTGGCGTGGAGCCTCGGCGCTCCCGACGGCGACCTGCTCGGCCGCGACCTCGCGGTGGACCTGATCACCCGGATCGCCCGCGTGACAACGGTTCCGGTGACCGCGGACATCGAGGGCGGCTACGCGGACACCCCCGCGGGCGTCGGTGAAACCGTCGCGGCCATGGTGGCCGCGGGCGCCGTCGGGATCAACATCGAGGACGGTCCGCGTCCGCCCGAAGAGGTGGCCCCGCGGATCGCGGCGGCCCGCGCGGCGAGCGACGCGGTGTTCGTCAACGCCCGGATCGACACCTTCCTCCGGGGGCTCGGCGGAGTGCCGGAGACGCTGGAGCGCGCCGCCGCCTACCTCGCGGCGGGCGCGGACGGGATCTTCGTTCCCGGCGCCACCGATCCCGCCGTGATCACCGCGCTCGTCGAGGGCATCGACGCGCCGGTGAACGTGATGGCCCACCCCGGCGCGCCGAGCGTCAAGGAACTGGCCGCGCTCGGGGTCGCGCGCGTGAGCGTCGGTTCCGGGATCAGCCAGGCCGCGTACGCCGTCGCACGCGAAAGCGCCAGGGAGCTCTTCTCGGCAGGCACCTACTCGCGCCTCGAAGAAGCCGTGGACTACGGAACCCTGAACGCGCTCCTCACCCCCCGCATTTAG
- a CDS encoding TetR/AcrR family transcriptional regulator C-terminal domain-containing protein, with product MVVRRDGYVRAALELLDEVGLDGLSLRKLGEKLGVRGPALYTHFKSKQALLDQMAETMLEDNLAPLDDPAAMDEWPEWLARRARTIHRTLLSYRDGARLHAGSRPTGKSAMTPLIKPLLEAGFTEEDATHAILSICRYTLGCAIDEQHHAEGDHAEDPAASFEYGLSRLIAGLRADVDVANPPDRDVAKLLD from the coding sequence ATGGTCGTGAGACGGGATGGCTACGTTCGAGCCGCGCTCGAACTCCTCGACGAGGTCGGGCTCGACGGTTTGAGCCTGCGCAAGCTCGGGGAAAAGCTCGGCGTGCGGGGTCCCGCGCTCTACACGCATTTCAAGAGCAAGCAGGCGTTGCTCGATCAGATGGCCGAAACCATGCTGGAAGACAACCTCGCCCCGCTGGACGACCCCGCGGCGATGGACGAGTGGCCCGAGTGGCTGGCCCGGCGCGCCCGCACGATCCACCGCACGCTGCTGTCGTACCGGGACGGCGCGCGCCTGCACGCCGGCTCCCGTCCGACCGGGAAGTCGGCGATGACACCCCTGATCAAACCGTTGCTGGAAGCCGGTTTCACCGAAGAAGACGCGACACACGCGATCCTCTCGATCTGCCGGTACACCCTCGGCTGCGCGATCGACGAACAACATCACGCCGAGGGCGACCACGCCGAGGATCCGGCCGCCTCCTTCGAGTACGGCCTCTCGCGCCTGATCGCCGGGCTCCGTGCCGACGTCGATGTCGCAAATCCGCCAGACCGGGATGTCGCGAAACTGCTGGACTGA